The following are encoded in a window of Cryobacterium sp. CG_9.6 genomic DNA:
- a CDS encoding IS3 family transposase (programmed frameshift), which translates to MAAARRRFTQEFKDELCREVINISKPIKDVATAYGVGPETLRNWLNKYREANGGTEADLTVSERARLKELEREVQELRAETAFLKKAKRLLRAGAAVVSKYEYIDSQNSEPTNRNSVVKMCLWLAVSTSGFYHWAIRPQSATAARREALIARIQHFFEESDGTYGYRRIHADLAAEQTECSPELVRQLMRQIGLVACQPRPFRITTEADAEAAANMPDLVKRDFTADRPGVKFVGDITYIHTWQGFIYLATVIDCYSKKVVGWSIADHMRTELVADALRNAAATTVIEADAIWHSDRGSVYTSAEFRALVSGLGMRSSMGRTGVCWDNSMAESFFSMLKNERVYRTAYATKSQARSDVIRYIEGFYNSRRRHSALGYRRPNEVHYGYQQPALAA; encoded by the exons ATGGCCGCAGCACGTAGGCGTTTCACCCAAGAGTTCAAAGACGAGCTGTGCCGCGAGGTGATCAATATCTCCAAACCGATCAAGGACGTCGCCACCGCATACGGCGTCGGGCCCGAGACGCTCCGGAACTGGCTCAACAAATACCGCGAGGCCAACGGCGGCACCGAAGCGGACCTGACAGTGTCGGAACGGGCCCGTCTGAAGGAACTCGAGCGGGAAGTTCAAGAGCTGCGGGCGGAGACCGCTTTCTTGAAAAAAGCCA AGCGCTTACTTCGCGCGGGAGCAGCGGTAGTGAGCAAGTACGAGTACATCGACTCCCAAAATTCTGAGCCCACCAACCGGAATTCGGTGGTGAAAATGTGCCTCTGGCTGGCCGTGTCAACGTCCGGTTTCTACCACTGGGCGATCCGGCCGCAGTCCGCGACCGCGGCCCGGCGAGAGGCCCTGATCGCGCGGATTCAACACTTCTTCGAGGAGTCCGACGGCACCTACGGATACCGCCGAATCCACGCCGACCTCGCCGCAGAGCAGACCGAGTGCTCGCCCGAACTGGTGCGGCAGCTTATGCGCCAGATTGGCCTCGTAGCCTGCCAACCACGGCCTTTCCGCATCACTACCGAAGCCGATGCCGAAGCGGCCGCCAACATGCCCGACCTCGTCAAACGCGACTTCACCGCCGACCGCCCCGGGGTGAAGTTCGTCGGCGATATTACCTACATCCATACCTGGCAAGGATTCATCTATCTGGCCACCGTCATCGACTGCTATTCCAAGAAGGTTGTCGGCTGGTCCATCGCCGATCACATGCGCACCGAGCTCGTCGCCGACGCCCTCCGCAACGCCGCTGCGACGACCGTGATCGAGGCCGACGCGATCTGGCATTCCGACCGCGGCAGCGTCTATACCTCGGCCGAATTTCGGGCTCTCGTGTCCGGCCTGGGGATGCGTTCCTCCATGGGCCGCACCGGCGTGTGTTGGGACAACAGCATGGCGGAAAGTTTCTTCTCGATGCTCAAGAATGAGCGTGTTTATCGCACCGCGTATGCCACGAAATCACAAGCTCGCAGCGACGTCATTCGCTATATCGAAGGCTTTTACAACAGCCGACGCCGGCACTCAGCGCTTGGTTACCGCAGGCCTAATGAAGTCCACTATGGTTATCAGCAGCCAGCATTGGCAGCGTAG
- a CDS encoding type II toxin-antitoxin system prevent-host-death family antitoxin, whose amino-acid sequence MSAITATEARKSLFGLIQQVNDDHIAVEVVSRHGNAVILSKEDYDAMTETAYLLRSPASAERLLTAIERARRGEFEQHDLLDA is encoded by the coding sequence ATGTCGGCGATCACCGCGACGGAAGCACGCAAGAGCCTATTTGGGCTTATCCAACAGGTCAATGACGACCACATCGCTGTCGAGGTCGTATCCCGGCACGGAAACGCGGTCATCCTGTCGAAAGAGGACTACGACGCGATGACCGAGACGGCCTACCTCCTACGGAGCCCCGCCAGTGCCGAGCGATTGCTCACGGCGATCGAGCGGGCTCGACGCGGCGAGTTCGAGCAACACGACCTCCTCGACGCGTGA
- the istB gene encoding IS21-like element helper ATPase IstB: protein MTLVTAQDIVETGRQASLTHSVLVEWAEKGTPKQREYLHGVLLAEHESRQASRRQRLLSAARLPALKSLTGFDYSSVKFPEDYGREELTSLDFINRAEDLVLYGDVGTGKTHLASALIAAACREGIPARFYTTSSLVMQLRRAKDEGRLDRELANIAKNRLVAIDEFGYLPIDTEGARLLFQVIADGYEKRSLIITTNLEFSRWGTVFGDDNMAAAVIDRLVHHGRLLQFRGESYRVKHALMK from the coding sequence ATGACCCTCGTCACTGCGCAGGACATCGTCGAGACCGGCCGGCAGGCGTCGCTGACCCACAGCGTGTTGGTCGAATGGGCCGAGAAGGGCACCCCGAAACAACGCGAGTACCTCCACGGAGTGCTCCTGGCCGAGCACGAATCCCGGCAAGCATCACGACGCCAACGACTGCTGAGCGCCGCCCGGCTGCCGGCGTTGAAATCGCTCACGGGTTTTGACTACTCGAGCGTCAAGTTCCCTGAGGATTACGGCCGGGAGGAGCTGACGTCGTTGGATTTCATCAACCGAGCCGAAGACCTGGTTCTTTACGGCGATGTCGGCACCGGCAAAACCCACCTCGCCAGTGCGCTGATCGCCGCCGCCTGCCGCGAAGGAATCCCCGCGCGCTTTTACACGACGTCGTCGCTGGTGATGCAGCTGCGCCGCGCCAAGGACGAAGGCCGCCTCGATCGGGAGCTGGCTAACATAGCGAAAAACCGGCTCGTCGCAATTGATGAATTTGGCTACCTCCCGATTGACACCGAAGGCGCCCGACTGCTGTTCCAAGTCATCGCCGACGGCTATGAAAAAAGAAGCCTGATCATCACGACAAACTTAGAATTTTCGCGCTGGGGAACGGTGTTCGGTGACGACAACATGGCCGCGGCCGTCATCGACCGGCTCGTCCACCACGGCCGACTCCTCCAGTTTCGCGGCGAGTCCTACCGCGTGAAGCACGCCCTCATGAAATAG
- the istA gene encoding IS21 family transposase, translated as MSVQENIRTLDSHGIAGREIARRLGVSRDAVTKYTGQQNFSPKPPTPVPRPAGSAVGGLEDTIETWLTEDQRRPRKQRHTAKRVFDRLVNEENYSGSYSPVQRFVRKWNDQHRQAGEGFTELVWPAGTAQVDFGQAEAIIGGIRQILHIFVVTFPFSNMRFVQAYRGETAECVCHGLRTVFDHIGAAPRHLVFDNATGIGRRVGTKVIEAKLFGAFKLHYRSESRFCNPYSGNEKGNVENAVGFLRRNLMVPEPEAATLQGLNNILLTRCMALAEATHYRKGLPVSELFAQDVAASLALPGVGFDPVRYESRTADKKGNMLIDGNTYAAGSSFHSRTLTVGLRHDVVEILDEYSAPVRSFPRAFGVQAETIFEPAALLPLLATKPGAWSHSQLRPLVPGPVRDWLDNATATNRRRLLSAVDAASGSAGFDAAITAADLLIQRGDTPEIAALGMLARRLADRTSPAVENVDLSVYDIFTTGSFTTLNTLTGEIA; from the coding sequence ATGTCCGTGCAAGAAAATATCAGAACTCTCGACTCCCACGGAATCGCGGGCCGTGAAATCGCCCGCCGATTGGGAGTCAGCCGGGACGCGGTGACGAAATACACCGGGCAACAGAACTTTTCACCCAAGCCACCGACGCCCGTTCCGAGGCCAGCCGGATCAGCCGTGGGCGGGCTTGAAGACACCATCGAGACGTGGTTGACCGAGGACCAGCGCCGACCGCGCAAGCAACGCCACACTGCCAAGCGGGTCTTTGATCGCTTGGTCAACGAGGAGAATTACAGCGGCAGCTACTCCCCGGTGCAACGCTTTGTGCGGAAGTGGAACGACCAGCACCGCCAGGCCGGGGAGGGCTTCACGGAGCTGGTCTGGCCGGCCGGAACTGCGCAGGTCGACTTCGGCCAGGCCGAGGCCATCATCGGCGGGATCCGCCAGATCCTGCACATCTTCGTCGTGACGTTCCCGTTTTCGAACATGCGCTTCGTGCAGGCCTACCGCGGCGAGACCGCCGAGTGCGTCTGCCACGGCCTGCGCACCGTGTTCGATCACATCGGCGCTGCACCCCGGCACCTGGTCTTTGACAACGCCACCGGCATCGGACGCCGCGTCGGCACCAAAGTCATCGAGGCCAAACTGTTCGGCGCATTCAAACTGCACTACCGATCCGAGTCCAGGTTTTGCAATCCATACTCCGGCAACGAGAAAGGCAACGTCGAAAACGCCGTCGGGTTCCTCCGCCGCAACCTGATGGTCCCCGAGCCAGAAGCAGCCACCCTGCAGGGCCTGAACAACATATTGCTGACGCGGTGCATGGCGTTGGCTGAGGCCACGCATTACCGGAAAGGCTTGCCCGTGAGCGAGCTCTTCGCGCAGGACGTTGCCGCCAGTCTGGCGCTGCCCGGCGTGGGGTTTGACCCGGTGCGTTATGAGTCCCGAACGGCTGACAAAAAGGGGAACATGCTCATCGACGGCAACACCTACGCGGCCGGGTCTTCCTTCCATAGCCGCACCCTCACCGTTGGGCTCCGCCACGACGTGGTCGAGATCCTCGATGAGTATTCCGCGCCGGTGCGGTCCTTTCCCCGCGCTTTCGGAGTGCAAGCCGAGACGATCTTCGAGCCCGCGGCGCTGCTGCCATTGCTGGCGACCAAGCCCGGCGCCTGGAGCCATTCCCAGCTGCGGCCGTTGGTCCCGGGGCCAGTGCGCGACTGGCTCGACAACGCCACCGCCACCAACCGGCGCCGCCTGCTCAGCGCTGTCGATGCCGCATCAGGATCAGCCGGGTTCGATGCCGCCATCACTGCTGCTGACCTACTCATCCAACGAGGCGACACCCCCGAGATCGCCGCGTTGGGCATGCTCGCCCGGCGCCTGGCCGACAGAACCAGCCCGGCAGTGGAGAACGTGGACCTGAGCGTCTATGACATCTTTACCACCGGCAGCTTCACCACCCTCAACACTCTGACGGGAGAGATCGCATGA
- a CDS encoding CoA transferase, translating to MPLSSPLPVADLAADSIAATKLMASLLHLVHTGVRNPKASEVPQVSLLPQLVAGAYRSDQLFRWTGNPAPAWAPLSGFFASSDGWVRTHANYPHHEAALRSLLRLNGPASAEAVAHAISHRSALDLEDEAADSGAIISAVRSPSSWRGHPQAQTLAAEPFIRLVQQGGDSGLQRLGSADSCAPLEGVRVLDLTRVIAGPVATRSLAFFGADVLRIDSPGMPELPWQYLDTGQGKRSALLDLGYKPDRDCLEQLLTDADVVVTGYRPNSLHRFGLSPVELHNRHPGLVIGRVSAWGLSGPWAERRGFDSIVQAASGIAQIHANGTGRPGALPAQALDHSAGYLLAAGIMSALRRRHLDGYGWTVDISLARVAQELLVQPYSAPTEAGLYEIQTVNTETPGGTVTCAAPAISISGGPNRYRWIGRPWGADQPEWAEARSASVQR from the coding sequence GTGCCGCTTTCGTCACCACTACCAGTTGCGGATCTTGCCGCAGACAGCATCGCGGCGACCAAGCTCATGGCCTCGTTGCTGCACCTTGTCCACACGGGAGTGCGTAATCCCAAAGCGAGCGAAGTTCCGCAGGTGAGCCTTCTGCCGCAGCTCGTCGCCGGCGCCTACCGGAGCGACCAACTGTTCCGCTGGACCGGGAACCCCGCTCCAGCGTGGGCACCCCTGTCCGGATTCTTCGCCTCGAGCGACGGCTGGGTTCGCACTCACGCCAACTATCCCCATCACGAAGCAGCTTTACGCTCACTTCTGAGATTGAACGGTCCCGCCTCCGCCGAGGCCGTAGCGCACGCGATTTCGCACCGCAGCGCTCTCGATCTGGAGGATGAAGCCGCAGACTCTGGTGCGATCATCAGCGCGGTTCGCAGCCCGAGTAGCTGGAGAGGACATCCTCAAGCCCAAACCCTGGCAGCGGAGCCCTTTATTCGCCTGGTACAGCAGGGCGGAGACTCGGGCCTCCAAAGACTGGGGTCGGCTGACAGTTGCGCGCCGCTGGAGGGCGTTCGGGTGCTCGACTTGACCCGGGTCATAGCCGGGCCGGTGGCCACTCGCAGTCTCGCGTTCTTCGGGGCAGATGTCCTGCGCATCGACAGCCCTGGCATGCCGGAACTCCCTTGGCAGTACCTCGATACCGGGCAAGGGAAGCGCTCCGCGCTCCTTGACCTCGGCTACAAACCAGATCGAGACTGCCTCGAACAGCTACTGACAGACGCCGACGTTGTTGTCACGGGATACAGGCCGAACAGCCTCCACCGGTTCGGCCTCTCGCCGGTCGAACTCCACAACCGCCATCCGGGGCTCGTTATCGGCCGGGTGAGCGCGTGGGGACTGAGCGGCCCCTGGGCTGAGCGTCGTGGATTCGACAGTATCGTTCAAGCAGCCAGCGGCATCGCCCAGATCCACGCAAACGGCACCGGCAGACCAGGTGCTTTGCCCGCCCAAGCTTTGGATCATTCCGCCGGGTATCTACTTGCCGCCGGGATCATGTCAGCACTTCGCCGTCGACACCTCGACGGGTACGGGTGGACCGTCGACATTTCACTGGCCCGGGTCGCTCAAGAGTTACTCGTCCAGCCTTATTCCGCGCCAACCGAAGCCGGCCTCTACGAGATCCAAACCGTGAACACGGAAACGCCAGGAGGAACCGTCACCTGTGCCGCACCCGCGATCAGCATCAGCGGCGGTCCGAATCGCTACAGATGGATCGGTCGCCCGTGGGGAGCAGACCAGCCGGAATGGGCCGAAGCACGATCCGCCAGCGTCCAGCGATAA
- a CDS encoding ATP-binding cassette domain-containing protein gives MTLSSISGSFDTGRTGLVGTNGSGKSTLLRLIAGRLTPTTGHITTSGDVDYLPQSLTLGVNATVSDLLGITDHLVALHAIEGGEAILVAIADLRLRRAPITLLDEPTNNLDRNARARIADMVRSWPGTLVVVSHDTAILELMHDTAELHAGHLTVFGGAYSAWRAHREQEQGAAVQAARSAKQVVKVERRQRIEAHTKLDHRSRTAQNSNENKRGSKILMNQRASDAEVSAGKLRTELDDKLQLAQKASDTADARVRDDAHIHVDLPDPHVPGSCRIAEIHGRNRTFVVQGPERIAIIGANGVGKTTLLEALVRSHAEPIDAAPIGAAQAGAASAQLLIDREGYLPQRVDGLDDAATVLGTVRDAAPTLSAGAVRSQLARFLFRGAAVERLVGTLSGGERFRVALARLLLADPPHQLLVLDEPTNNLDLQSVDQLVDALRSYSGSLIVVSHDDTFLSRLDLTTTFELDGTGALFETASA, from the coding sequence ATAACCCTCAGCAGCATCTCCGGCTCCTTCGACACAGGGCGCACCGGCCTCGTGGGCACCAACGGTTCCGGAAAATCCACTCTGCTGCGACTCATTGCCGGGCGCCTCACTCCCACGACGGGCCATATCACCACGTCTGGAGACGTGGACTACCTTCCGCAGTCCCTCACTCTCGGCGTCAACGCCACCGTGTCTGACCTTCTCGGAATCACCGACCACCTCGTGGCCCTGCATGCCATTGAGGGCGGCGAAGCGATACTCGTGGCCATCGCCGACCTTCGGTTGCGCCGCGCACCCATCACTCTGCTCGACGAGCCCACGAACAACCTCGATCGCAACGCCCGGGCTCGCATCGCCGACATGGTGCGCTCCTGGCCCGGCACCCTCGTCGTGGTCAGCCACGACACCGCCATCCTGGAGCTCATGCATGACACCGCCGAACTGCATGCCGGCCATCTGACCGTGTTCGGCGGCGCCTACAGCGCCTGGCGTGCGCACCGTGAACAGGAGCAGGGGGCTGCCGTGCAGGCAGCCCGCAGCGCCAAACAGGTTGTGAAGGTGGAGCGACGCCAGCGCATCGAGGCCCATACCAAGCTCGACCACCGATCCCGAACCGCCCAGAACAGCAACGAGAACAAACGTGGGTCCAAGATTCTGATGAATCAGCGAGCCTCCGACGCCGAAGTCTCGGCGGGAAAACTGCGTACCGAACTCGACGACAAGCTCCAGCTAGCCCAAAAGGCCTCCGACACAGCGGATGCCCGAGTGCGCGACGACGCCCACATCCACGTGGACCTTCCCGATCCACACGTTCCTGGCAGCTGCCGCATCGCGGAGATACACGGCAGAAATCGCACCTTCGTGGTGCAGGGACCGGAACGCATCGCCATCATCGGCGCGAACGGAGTCGGTAAGACGACACTGTTGGAAGCCCTGGTGCGTTCTCACGCCGAGCCAATCGACGCCGCGCCAATCGGAGCAGCACAAGCTGGAGCTGCGAGTGCCCAACTGTTGATTGATCGCGAAGGCTACCTGCCGCAACGCGTCGATGGGCTCGATGACGCGGCCACGGTGCTGGGCACAGTGCGCGATGCCGCACCGACCCTGTCCGCCGGCGCAGTGCGTAGCCAACTGGCCCGTTTTCTCTTTCGCGGAGCAGCGGTGGAGCGCCTTGTAGGCACCCTCTCTGGAGGAGAACGCTTTCGTGTCGCCCTCGCGCGATTGCTCCTAGCCGACCCCCCGCATCAGCTACTCGTGCTCGACGAACCCACGAACAACCTCGACCTGCAGAGCGTTGACCAACTGGTCGATGCATTACGCAGCTACAGCGGCTCCCTCATCGTGGTGAGTCACGACGACACGTTCCTCTCGCGTCTTGATCTCACAACCACCTTCGAGCTCGACGGCACCGGCGCACTTTTTGAGACTGCCTCCGCGTAG
- a CDS encoding Txe/YoeB family addiction module toxin gives MTRKIAFDPNGWEDCIDWQTQDRKTLKRINQLITDALRDPFAGIGKPEALKHILSGAWSRRIDDTNRLVYYVTDDHIVILQAREHY, from the coding sequence GTGACGCGAAAGATCGCCTTCGACCCAAATGGGTGGGAGGACTGCATCGACTGGCAAACTCAGGACCGTAAAACTCTCAAGCGAATCAACCAGCTGATTACCGACGCACTGCGCGATCCGTTCGCCGGTATCGGCAAACCCGAAGCCCTCAAGCACATCCTCTCCGGCGCCTGGTCCCGCCGCATCGACGATACGAACCGCCTGGTCTATTACGTCACGGACGATCACATCGTCATCCTGCAAGCCCGCGAACACTACTAA
- a CDS encoding type II toxin-antitoxin system Phd/YefM family antitoxin, translating to MSTTVPVSVSDARNQLASIIDRARTEHEPVFLSRRGRRVAAVIDVDDLERLIELAEDMADIRAAEESREEMRRTKSEPTPWDQVKADLGLV from the coding sequence ATGTCGACCACAGTCCCCGTCAGCGTTTCTGATGCGCGCAACCAGCTCGCATCGATCATCGACCGCGCTCGCACCGAGCACGAGCCGGTTTTCTTATCTCGCCGCGGGCGGCGAGTCGCGGCGGTTATTGACGTCGACGATTTAGAGCGCCTCATTGAACTGGCCGAAGACATGGCCGATATACGCGCCGCTGAGGAATCGCGTGAAGAGATGCGTCGCACGAAAAGCGAACCGACTCCTTGGGATCAGGTGAAGGCGGACCTCGGCCTCGTATGA
- a CDS encoding potassium channel family protein encodes MVPQNKPQGLERFRQAQYWTVLAMIVVSYVLCARQTTPEPSPVALLVQLFTVAVVLWVTHVRVRLLRVALVVLGIAVAGVAAVAILGLSGQGLALSLSVMSMGAYLIAPVAIVWHVLHRPLIDQQTLLAAISAYLLVGMFFTFVYNAISLVTSVPTFGDGQPNSLTSQLFFSFSTLTTTGYGNLVPVGSGLQTIAVFEAITGQLFLVIAVARVVSAWVPHRPGQADRKEAD; translated from the coding sequence GTGGTTCCACAGAATAAGCCTCAAGGCCTGGAGCGATTCCGGCAGGCGCAGTACTGGACAGTTCTGGCGATGATCGTGGTGTCGTACGTGTTGTGTGCGCGGCAGACCACGCCAGAACCCAGCCCTGTGGCCTTGTTGGTTCAGCTGTTCACCGTTGCCGTCGTCTTGTGGGTGACTCATGTGCGAGTCCGACTGCTGCGGGTGGCACTGGTCGTTTTGGGCATTGCCGTTGCCGGCGTGGCGGCCGTGGCGATTCTGGGGTTGTCGGGGCAGGGACTCGCCCTCTCTCTGTCGGTCATGTCTATGGGCGCGTACCTCATTGCACCGGTCGCCATTGTGTGGCATGTGCTGCACCGACCGTTGATTGATCAGCAGACGCTGTTGGCGGCAATCAGCGCATATTTGCTCGTGGGGATGTTCTTTACGTTTGTCTACAATGCGATCTCGCTCGTGACATCCGTTCCCACTTTTGGTGACGGCCAGCCGAACTCGCTCACGAGTCAACTTTTCTTCTCCTTCTCCACACTGACGACCACGGGGTATGGCAACCTCGTTCCGGTTGGCTCAGGCTTACAGACCATCGCTGTTTTCGAGGCGATCACCGGTCAACTGTTCCTCGTGATTGCGGTGGCCCGGGTCGTGAGCGCGTGGGTACCGCATCGGCCCGGGCAAGCAGATCGAAAAGAAGCGGACTGA
- a CDS encoding type II toxin-antitoxin system RelE/ParE family toxin: protein MTYSVKVAPAAERQLRKFDPQVRRRVQAAIDLLADDPRPPKAIQLVGGSGEWRVRTGDYRIIYDIHDDMLVVLILRLGHRREIYESR, encoded by the coding sequence ATGACTTACTCGGTGAAGGTCGCACCGGCCGCCGAACGGCAACTGCGCAAGTTCGATCCACAGGTCCGCCGGAGAGTTCAAGCAGCGATCGACCTCTTGGCAGACGATCCGCGGCCACCCAAGGCAATCCAACTCGTCGGCGGCTCTGGCGAATGGCGGGTCCGAACGGGTGACTACCGCATCATTTACGACATTCACGACGACATGTTAGTTGTGCTCATCCTCCGACTCGGACATCGTCGCGAGATATACGAATCCCGATAG
- a CDS encoding VOC family protein — MTEEFEPALVPELLVTDIDRSIEFWCGICGFELRYSRPDERFAYIALGAAHVMLEQVGVGRNWVTSELETPLGRGINFQIAVPDTDAIVKSLELAGVGLFMEPEIRWYQLADDDAGVSQFLMTDPDGYRIRFQSSICVLST; from the coding sequence GTGACTGAGGAATTCGAACCTGCGCTCGTGCCCGAGCTGCTGGTGACTGATATTGATCGGAGCATCGAGTTCTGGTGTGGAATCTGCGGATTCGAACTCCGCTATTCACGACCAGACGAGCGATTCGCCTACATCGCCCTCGGCGCTGCCCACGTGATGCTCGAACAGGTCGGAGTGGGCCGGAACTGGGTCACTTCTGAACTTGAAACACCTCTCGGTCGCGGTATCAACTTTCAGATCGCCGTTCCCGACACTGATGCAATTGTGAAGTCACTGGAGCTTGCCGGGGTGGGACTCTTCATGGAGCCAGAAATCAGGTGGTACCAACTGGCCGACGATGACGCCGGCGTAAGCCAGTTTCTCATGACCGACCCGGACGGCTATCGAATCCGATTCCAGTCATCGATCTGTGTTTTGTCAACTTGA